The Bordetella sp. FB-8 genome includes a window with the following:
- a CDS encoding ATP-binding protein translates to MLASRVRLGLFGRTFLLLAVLMLVSLGAWLQVFFSMEMGPRTNQMAQRVITAVNITRTALIYAHSDERSKLLLDLATNEGIQVYPREVTDFTEPLPNDDYWQRVAQRIRRRFGPDTQIAWGVNQVPGFWVSFQINQNLYWLVFEREQIGLTGGIEWLGWGATALLLSLVGSAISVGFVNRPLSRLARAAQVLSRGEMPAPLPEQGPLEIRNLNTAFNRMARDLRQTDADRELMLAGISHDLRTPLARMRLEIEMSEVTEDARQAIDNDLRQIDHSIGQLMEYARPAGTLPQTATDISAVLDDLFERERGHTATLGGELNARIEPGLRARITALDLKRIVGNLIENARRYGRSPDGHAHLVMTVQSEGNTLAIEVSDRGPGIAPEEVERLLRPFSRGEAARTGVSGTGLGLAIVERLLKHAGGSLRMLPRSGGGLTARIELPKAKSRNYQPDADNA, encoded by the coding sequence ATGCTGGCCTCCCGCGTGAGGCTGGGTCTGTTCGGGCGTACTTTCCTGCTGCTCGCGGTCCTCATGCTGGTCAGCCTGGGGGCTTGGCTGCAGGTCTTTTTCAGCATGGAAATGGGACCGCGCACCAACCAGATGGCGCAGCGCGTCATCACCGCGGTCAACATCACCCGCACCGCGCTGATCTACGCGCACAGCGACGAGCGCAGCAAGCTGCTGCTGGACTTGGCCACCAACGAAGGCATACAGGTCTATCCGCGGGAGGTCACCGATTTCACCGAACCCCTGCCCAACGACGACTACTGGCAGCGCGTGGCGCAGCGGATACGCAGGCGGTTCGGCCCCGATACGCAGATCGCCTGGGGCGTGAACCAGGTGCCCGGCTTCTGGGTAAGTTTCCAGATCAATCAGAATCTGTACTGGCTGGTGTTCGAACGGGAACAGATAGGCCTGACGGGCGGCATTGAATGGCTGGGCTGGGGCGCCACCGCCCTGCTCTTGTCCCTGGTGGGATCGGCCATCAGCGTGGGCTTCGTCAACCGGCCGCTGTCGCGGCTGGCACGTGCCGCCCAGGTGCTCTCGCGCGGAGAAATGCCCGCGCCCCTGCCCGAGCAGGGGCCGCTGGAAATCCGCAATCTCAACACCGCCTTCAACCGAATGGCCCGGGACCTGCGCCAGACCGACGCCGACCGCGAGCTGATGCTCGCAGGCATTTCGCACGACCTGCGCACGCCGTTGGCGCGCATGCGGCTGGAAATCGAAATGAGCGAGGTCACCGAAGACGCGCGGCAGGCTATCGACAACGACCTGCGCCAGATCGACCACAGCATCGGCCAACTCATGGAATACGCACGTCCCGCAGGCACGCTGCCACAGACGGCCACGGACATTTCTGCGGTGCTCGATGACCTGTTCGAGCGCGAACGCGGCCATACGGCCACCCTGGGGGGCGAACTCAACGCCCGTATCGAACCGGGCCTGCGCGCCCGCATCACCGCGCTCGACCTGAAGCGCATCGTCGGCAACCTGATCGAGAACGCGCGCCGCTACGGCCGCTCCCCCGACGGCCACGCCCACCTGGTCATGACCGTGCAATCCGAAGGCAATACACTGGCGATCGAGGTTTCGGATCGGGGTCCGGGCATCGCCCCCGAAGAAGTCGAACGCCTGCTGCGCCCCTTTTCGCGCGGCGAGGCGGCGCGCACCGGCGTCAGCGGAACAGGGCTGGGACTGGCCATCGTGGAGCGCCTGCTCAAGCACGCGGGCGGCTCGCTGCGCATGCTGCCGCGCAGCGGCGGCGGCCTGACGGCGCGCATCGAACTGCCCAAGGCAAAATCCAGAAACTACCAGCCGGACGCGGACAACGCCTAG
- the ompR gene encoding two-component system response regulator OmpR translates to MNTPATTPIRKILIVDDDPRLRDLLRRYLSEQGFNVFVAEDAKEMGKLWQREHFDLLVLDLMLPGEDGLSICRRLRGGHDNTPIIMLTAKAEEIDRIVGLEMGSDDYLSKPFNPRELLARINAILRRRGTEEHPGAPSQENESIAFGPYLLNLSTRTLTKDNEPVPITTGEFSVLKVFARHPKIPLSRDKLMELARGREYEAFDRSLDVQISRLRKLIEPNPSKPVFIQTVWGLGYVFVPDGGN, encoded by the coding sequence ATGAATACTCCAGCCACTACCCCCATCCGAAAGATCCTCATCGTCGACGACGATCCCCGGTTGCGCGACCTGCTGCGACGCTATTTGTCCGAGCAGGGTTTCAACGTATTCGTCGCCGAAGATGCCAAGGAAATGGGCAAACTCTGGCAGCGCGAACATTTCGACCTACTGGTGCTCGATCTGATGCTGCCCGGCGAGGACGGACTGTCGATCTGCCGGCGCCTGCGCGGCGGGCACGACAACACGCCCATCATCATGTTGACAGCCAAGGCCGAGGAGATCGACCGCATCGTCGGCCTCGAAATGGGCTCGGACGATTATCTGTCCAAGCCTTTCAACCCGCGCGAACTGCTGGCCCGCATCAACGCCATCCTGCGTCGCCGGGGCACGGAAGAGCATCCTGGCGCCCCCAGTCAGGAAAACGAGTCCATCGCCTTCGGGCCTTACTTGCTCAACTTGTCCACCCGCACCCTCACCAAGGACAACGAGCCGGTACCGATCACCACCGGCGAATTCTCGGTACTCAAGGTCTTCGCCCGCCACCCCAAAATTCCGCTTTCGCGCGACAAGCTCATGGAGTTGGCGCGCGGCCGCGAGTACGAAGCCTTCGACCGCAGCCTCGACGTGCAGATCTCGCGCCTGCGCAAGCTGATCGAACCCAACCCGTCCAAGCCGGTTTTCATCCAGACGGTCTGGGGCCTGGGCTACGTCTTCGTTCCGGATGGCGGCAACTGA
- a CDS encoding peroxiredoxin, whose amino-acid sequence MKTVGDKLESFKVTGVKPGFNQHEENGISAFEDITESSFPGKWKVIYFYPKDFTFVCPTEIAGFDRLADEFAAREAILMGGSVDNEFVKLAWRREHPDLDKLGHYQFGDTSGSLIDQLGVREKDSGVALRATFILDPDNTIQHVSVNNLDVGRSPEEVLRVLDGLQTGGMCACNRKVGGETL is encoded by the coding sequence ATGAAAACCGTCGGCGACAAGCTCGAATCGTTCAAAGTCACGGGCGTCAAGCCCGGCTTCAACCAACACGAGGAAAACGGCATCTCGGCTTTCGAGGACATCACCGAAAGCTCCTTCCCCGGCAAATGGAAGGTCATCTATTTCTATCCGAAGGACTTCACCTTCGTCTGCCCGACCGAGATCGCCGGCTTTGACAGGCTGGCCGATGAGTTCGCCGCGCGCGAAGCCATCCTCATGGGCGGCTCGGTCGACAACGAATTCGTCAAGCTGGCCTGGCGCCGCGAGCACCCGGACCTGGACAAGCTGGGCCACTACCAGTTCGGCGACACCAGCGGCTCGCTCATCGACCAGTTGGGCGTGCGCGAAAAAGACAGCGGCGTGGCGCTGCGCGCCACCTTCATCCTCGACCCCGACAACACCATCCAGCACGTGTCGGTCAACAATCTGGACGTCGGTCGCAGCCCCGAGGAAGTCCTGCGCGTGCTCGACGGTCTACAGACAGGCGGCATGTGCGCCTGCAACCGCAAGGTGGGCGGCGAAACGCTGTAG